One genomic segment of Centropristis striata isolate RG_2023a ecotype Rhode Island chromosome 11, C.striata_1.0, whole genome shotgun sequence includes these proteins:
- the si:ch211-227n13.3 gene encoding uncharacterized protein si:ch211-227n13.3 isoform X1 produces the protein MSIQPETHSEYEADSLEVSSHSLVVRVEYYRSFEFCMKKKNAIFRPSKGSERTQRSPSPAGAAPRGRMKSKTQSRGLRKTTAGGSVDTYERSSRDVLDIINDEKDVNEEDDEGALVEVADEGLDQSDEDCCSVSSVASGPSLRLFFSPQKAARTSCLCSACKTLYQKAKRMKAPLRNKLLDNDPKSLTCDQWVLRKKWRPRRLQQANGKLLMRLDVVKERLRAARGAERRPAAACCSRQHAFLTRSLRQRVSVAGKKGRKKKRRRRESSEGALVKKQQRIHGNGQTHGTNRSEPDPTGPGLESGSESADTNLTVDSASTVAMETTGTTTAPPKKKTGGFRDLLAQLRGNSSMIVKENRS, from the exons ATGTCGATACA GCCTGAGACTCACAGCGAGTATGAGGCAGATAGTTTGGAGGTTTCCAGTCATTCATTGGTTGTAAGAGTAGAATATTACAG gtcatttgaattttgtatgaagaaaaaaaacgccATATTTAGACCATCAAAGGGCTCCGAGAGGACCCAGAGGAGTCCCAGTCCAGCTGGAGCAGCTCCCCGGGGCAGGATGAAGAGTAAGACTCAGAGCAGAGGGCTGAGGAAGACTACAGCTGGAGGCAGCGTAGATACCTATGAGAGGAGCAGCCGAGACGTCCTCGACATCATCAACGATGAGAAAGACGTCAATGAGGAGGATGATGAAGGAGCGCTGGTAGAGGTGGCTGATGAAGGTCTGGACCAGTCTGATGAAGACTGCTGCTCTGTTAGCAGCGTAGCTTCTGGTCCTTCCCTCcgactcttcttctctcctcagaaagcagccaggacttcctgtttgtgttCAGCCTGTAAAACTCTCTACCAGAAGGCAAAGAGGATGAAAGCTCCACTAAGAAACAAACTCTTGGACAACG ATCCTAAATCTCTGACCTGTGACCAGTGGGTCCTCAGGAAGAAGTGGAGACCACGCAGGCTGCAGCAGGCAAACgg GAAGCTGTTGATGCGTTTAGATGTGGTTAAAGAACGACTGAGAGCCGCTAGAGGAGCAGAGAGACGACCAGCAGCAGCCTGCTGCAGCAGGCAGCACGCCTTCCTGACCAG GAGCCTGAGACAACGTGTAAGTGTGGCGGGAAAAAAgggaaggaagaagaagaggaggaggagagaaagttCTGAGGGTGCTCTGGTCAAGAAGCAgcagcgtatccacggcaacggtCAAACTCACGGCACCAACCGGAGCGAGCCTGACCCGACCGGTCCTGGTTTAGAGAGCGGCAGTGAGTCCGCAGACACCAACCTGACTGTTGATTCTGCCTCCACGGTCGCCATGGAGACCACCGGGACAACAACAGCCCCGCCCAAAAAGAAGACGGGCGGGTTCAGAGACTTGTTGGCCCAGTTGCGTGGCAACAGCAGCATGATCGTCAAGGAGAACCGCTCATGA
- the si:ch211-227n13.3 gene encoding uncharacterized protein si:ch211-227n13.3 isoform X2 — protein MSIQSFEFCMKKKNAIFRPSKGSERTQRSPSPAGAAPRGRMKSKTQSRGLRKTTAGGSVDTYERSSRDVLDIINDEKDVNEEDDEGALVEVADEGLDQSDEDCCSVSSVASGPSLRLFFSPQKAARTSCLCSACKTLYQKAKRMKAPLRNKLLDNDPKSLTCDQWVLRKKWRPRRLQQANGKLLMRLDVVKERLRAARGAERRPAAACCSRQHAFLTRSLRQRVSVAGKKGRKKKRRRRESSEGALVKKQQRIHGNGQTHGTNRSEPDPTGPGLESGSESADTNLTVDSASTVAMETTGTTTAPPKKKTGGFRDLLAQLRGNSSMIVKENRS, from the exons ATGTCGATACA gtcatttgaattttgtatgaagaaaaaaaacgccATATTTAGACCATCAAAGGGCTCCGAGAGGACCCAGAGGAGTCCCAGTCCAGCTGGAGCAGCTCCCCGGGGCAGGATGAAGAGTAAGACTCAGAGCAGAGGGCTGAGGAAGACTACAGCTGGAGGCAGCGTAGATACCTATGAGAGGAGCAGCCGAGACGTCCTCGACATCATCAACGATGAGAAAGACGTCAATGAGGAGGATGATGAAGGAGCGCTGGTAGAGGTGGCTGATGAAGGTCTGGACCAGTCTGATGAAGACTGCTGCTCTGTTAGCAGCGTAGCTTCTGGTCCTTCCCTCcgactcttcttctctcctcagaaagcagccaggacttcctgtttgtgttCAGCCTGTAAAACTCTCTACCAGAAGGCAAAGAGGATGAAAGCTCCACTAAGAAACAAACTCTTGGACAACG ATCCTAAATCTCTGACCTGTGACCAGTGGGTCCTCAGGAAGAAGTGGAGACCACGCAGGCTGCAGCAGGCAAACgg GAAGCTGTTGATGCGTTTAGATGTGGTTAAAGAACGACTGAGAGCCGCTAGAGGAGCAGAGAGACGACCAGCAGCAGCCTGCTGCAGCAGGCAGCACGCCTTCCTGACCAG GAGCCTGAGACAACGTGTAAGTGTGGCGGGAAAAAAgggaaggaagaagaagaggaggaggagagaaagttCTGAGGGTGCTCTGGTCAAGAAGCAgcagcgtatccacggcaacggtCAAACTCACGGCACCAACCGGAGCGAGCCTGACCCGACCGGTCCTGGTTTAGAGAGCGGCAGTGAGTCCGCAGACACCAACCTGACTGTTGATTCTGCCTCCACGGTCGCCATGGAGACCACCGGGACAACAACAGCCCCGCCCAAAAAGAAGACGGGCGGGTTCAGAGACTTGTTGGCCCAGTTGCGTGGCAACAGCAGCATGATCGTCAAGGAGAACCGCTCATGA